The proteins below are encoded in one region of Candidatus Omnitrophota bacterium:
- a CDS encoding zinc metalloprotease HtpX — MWGLKLRMWLLTAALFAIIYAVVSMIGYSLGVSNFYFYLIFSLVLMFIQYMIGPKIVEWSMRVRYLKEGEDPRLESMVRSLADAAGIPAPRIGVADISIPNAFAFGRTIRDGRICVTEGIRRLLDEKELRAVIGHEMSHLKNRDVLTITLLSVIPMILYRIAWQFMFFGGRRDNRNQGNTMLVGVAAFLFYFLTNLLVLYASRIREYFADKGSVDLGNEPSQLASALYKLVYGSARMPKESIKDVEGMKAFFVNDPSRAVDEMKELSELDIDKSGTISASELSLLQSKSVKLGFGDKVFELLSTHPNMLKRIKRLSEWERR, encoded by the coding sequence ATGTGGGGTCTTAAACTGAGGATGTGGTTACTGACCGCGGCGCTCTTCGCGATAATATACGCCGTTGTGTCGATGATAGGTTATTCGCTCGGCGTCAGCAATTTTTATTTCTACCTGATATTTTCATTAGTGTTGATGTTCATCCAGTACATGATCGGGCCCAAGATAGTCGAATGGTCTATGCGTGTCAGGTATCTTAAAGAAGGCGAGGATCCCAGACTTGAGTCTATGGTAAGATCGTTAGCCGACGCGGCCGGGATACCCGCGCCGAGGATAGGCGTCGCGGATATCTCGATACCGAACGCGTTCGCGTTCGGCCGCACGATAAGGGACGGAAGGATATGCGTGACTGAAGGTATCAGGCGGCTTCTGGATGAGAAAGAGTTGAGGGCCGTTATCGGTCACGAGATGAGCCATCTGAAGAACAGGGACGTGCTGACGATAACGCTGCTTTCAGTGATACCCATGATACTTTACCGCATAGCGTGGCAGTTCATGTTCTTCGGCGGCAGGCGCGACAACAGGAACCAGGGAAATACGATGCTGGTAGGCGTAGCCGCTTTTCTTTTCTATTTCCTCACTAACCTCCTCGTCCTGTACGCTTCAAGGATAAGGGAATATTTTGCCGATAAGGGGTCAGTCGATCTGGGCAATGAACCTTCGCAGCTTGCGTCCGCATTATATAAACTGGTATACGGTTCGGCCAGGATGCCCAAAGAATCGATCAAGGACGTTGAAGGCATGAAGGCGTTTTTTGTGAACGATCCTTCCCGGGCTGTCGACGAGATGAAAGAGTTGAGCGAGCTCGACATAGACAAGAGCGGGACGATATCCGCCAGTGAATTGAGTTTGCTGCAGTCGAAAAGCGTCAAATTGGGCTTCGGCGACAAGGTCTTCGAGCTTTTAAGCACACACCCGAATATGCTGAAACGCATAAAGCGTTTGAGCGAGTGGGAGAGGCGGTAG
- the speB gene encoding agmatinase, which translates to MGKNFIALEDEYSSFKKSKAVILQAPYDKTATYIKGTVDGPSAIINASAYLERYDDELNQETFRAGIHTMDPLDIRDLAPEEMVEKMRVAVAELLKGGKFPIMLGGEHSVTIGAVRAFKETYPNLSVLQLDAHYDMRNEYMGSPLNHGCVARRISETCPIVQVGTRSLSKEEKEFLTAQTNGKVTTISVYDILNMPMWKDAASSKLTENVYITIDMDVFDPAIAPAVGTPEPGGLGWYEMLDLLRDVSRDKKIVGFDVVELCPIKGMISSDFLAAKLVYRLLGYVFSNKK; encoded by the coding sequence ATGGGGAAGAATTTCATAGCGCTGGAGGACGAATACTCCAGTTTCAAGAAGTCGAAGGCCGTTATACTGCAGGCGCCGTATGACAAGACGGCTACTTACATCAAAGGAACGGTCGACGGGCCTTCAGCCATAATAAACGCCTCAGCGTACCTGGAGCGTTACGACGATGAGCTCAATCAGGAGACATTCAGGGCCGGCATACATACCATGGATCCGCTCGATATAAGAGATCTCGCGCCGGAGGAGATGGTCGAGAAGATGCGCGTGGCCGTCGCAGAGTTGCTCAAGGGCGGTAAATTCCCGATAATGCTGGGCGGGGAACATTCCGTAACGATCGGCGCTGTCAGGGCTTTTAAAGAGACTTATCCCAATCTTTCAGTCCTTCAACTCGACGCTCATTATGATATGAGGAACGAATATATGGGCTCGCCCCTTAACCATGGGTGCGTAGCGCGCAGGATAAGCGAGACATGCCCCATAGTCCAGGTCGGCACGAGGAGCCTGTCTAAAGAGGAGAAGGAGTTCCTTACCGCCCAGACAAACGGTAAAGTTACGACTATAAGCGTATACGATATACTGAACATGCCTATGTGGAAAGACGCTGCCTCGAGCAAATTGACCGAGAATGTATATATAACCATCGATATGGATGTGTTTGACCCGGCTATCGCGCCCGCGGTCGGGACGCCGGAACCGGGCGGGCTCGGCTGGTATGAGATGCTGGACTTGCTTCGCGATGTGTCGCGCGATAAGAAGATTGTCGGGTTCGATGTGGTGGAGCTCTGCCCGATAAAAGGGATGATCTCATCCGACTTTTTGGCCGCGAAGCTGGTCTACAGGCTCTTGGGGTACGTATTCTCGAATAAGAAGTAG
- a CDS encoding ROK family protein, translating to MKREGVFSFHILQDRERKNLAILELIRKKGPISRADISRVLGFNIVTVTNYTDYYIDKRIILEVGLDVSSGGRRPELLELNSRSAYIIGVDLGPNNIIAIVTDLKVKTIAKSVMPRPAYRMEDLASEVIKVIDDVIKKSKIEVSNIKNIGIGVSGIVDYPSSTIHDTDPTRGRTKVSFLSFENVIGQKFDIPVYIGNDASCAAFGEKVLNPSADVDNLIYLYSDVGCGLVMQGDVYIGSSGCAGETQLALEGLQTEEKNYMKEFTYLRPWGVDLAITHEAKKAVEKGMATEMLSLAKGDPKAITRDTVIDAAKKGDKLATEIIGNAGKNLGVRVAFMVNVLNPDIVIVGGGVEKAGDILMDPVKATMRKLAFEEPAGIVKVVPSLLGEDAVVLGAAALAAREIFIQA from the coding sequence ATGAAAAGAGAAGGAGTCTTCAGTTTTCATATCCTGCAGGACAGGGAACGGAAGAACCTCGCTATACTGGAGTTGATTAGGAAGAAAGGGCCGATCTCCAGGGCGGACATCTCAAGGGTGCTCGGATTTAACATAGTTACCGTCACGAACTATACGGACTATTACATAGACAAAAGGATAATCCTTGAGGTGGGGCTTGATGTGTCGAGCGGAGGAAGGCGTCCGGAGCTCCTGGAATTGAATTCGCGAAGCGCTTACATCATAGGTGTGGACCTGGGCCCTAATAATATCATCGCGATAGTGACGGACCTGAAGGTCAAGACCATCGCCAAATCGGTAATGCCCAGGCCCGCGTACAGGATGGAGGATCTTGCCTCAGAGGTCATAAAAGTCATAGACGACGTCATCAAGAAGAGCAAGATCGAAGTCTCGAACATAAAGAATATAGGCATCGGGGTGTCCGGGATCGTGGATTATCCTTCGAGCACGATCCACGATACGGATCCGACGAGGGGCCGGACCAAGGTAAGCTTCTTAAGCTTCGAGAACGTCATAGGGCAGAAGTTCGACATCCCGGTATACATAGGCAATGACGCGTCATGCGCCGCGTTCGGGGAGAAAGTGCTCAATCCTTCCGCCGACGTGGATAACCTGATATACCTCTATTCGGATGTCGGCTGCGGATTGGTGATGCAGGGCGACGTCTATATAGGTTCGAGCGGATGCGCGGGAGAGACGCAGCTGGCCCTGGAAGGCCTCCAGACCGAAGAGAAGAATTATATGAAGGAATTCACCTATCTCAGGCCGTGGGGCGTGGACCTTGCCATAACCCATGAAGCTAAGAAAGCCGTAGAGAAAGGCATGGCTACGGAGATGCTGAGCCTGGCGAAGGGGGACCCTAAAGCCATAACCAGGGATACGGTCATAGACGCCGCCAAAAAGGGCGACAAGCTGGCCACAGAGATAATCGGCAACGCGGGGAAAAATCTTGGCGTAAGGGTCGCTTTTATGGTAAATGTACTTAACCCGGATATAGTGATAGTCGGCGGCGGGGTAGAGAAGGCCGGCGATATACTTATGGATCCTGTAAAGGCTACGATGAGGAAGCTCGCGTTCGAGGAGCCGGCCGGCATAGTCAAGGTCGTGCCGAGCCTGCTGGGAGAAGACGCTGTAGTCCTCGGCGCCGCCGCGCTCGCCGCAAGGGAAATATTCATTCAAGCGTAG